The window CAAATTCAGTGCCGAGGATATCCGCAGGTTGGCTGCATTTGTTGAAATTGTTGAACCACTAATAATGTATCCTCTCTGACATTCCGCATATTGCAGGTTACACTTGTCTACTTGGCGCAGTTTAGGTCATTCTATTCGTTCAAACAGAAACCAAAGTTGGGGAATACGTCGGAAGCCTAAGATTGAGCTATTTAAGGAACTCAAGCTTACAACCAGTAAAGGACTAGTTCATGGTGATGATAGCATGGAAAAACTTGTAGATAGATGGGGTGAATCTGTTAATTATGACAGATCATGTCATGTTCTGGCTGATGTTAAGAAGTTCAAATCAAGAAAGCAGTTGTTACAATTTGATAAGAGCCATAGACCTGCATTTTATGGTATATGGTCCAAGAAAAGGTGAGCTCCTCTTTCATAAATTTTACTTGAGTGAGACTAAGTGACTCATATCATGTACAGATTTTGTGTCTGAAATGCACGCATGTTGTTCAGTATATGATCAATCTTCTTTGACCACTGTTTGAAGTTTCACAAAGCAGTACATACCTGACAACTGTCCAGTAATTAGTTGGAAACATACCAATGTTTGCTCATATCTGATGGCTAAAACTGTAAAACCCCATAGGCCAGCACATGAAAATTAAGGGATTTACGTTTCCAAACAAAATTTAACGAGGCCAAGTGTCATGAAGAATTTCATTGTATTTTTGCCTTTTTATCCACTGGTGCATTTAAGTCACTTTAAGAAATGTGTGTAGATATATATATAATTTTCTTTTTCTGGTTGCCCAACGTATAGTAGTGAGTCTAGAAGGCTCAATTGCAGTGAGCTTATTATGACACTGAACTTTCTTATATCTTATCTTTCAGTCATGTTGTTGGACCGTGTCATCCTCTAAGGAAAGACCCAGACTTGGATTATGATATTGATAGTGATGAGGACTGGGAAGAGGTAAGTTGTGATGTCTTTTTATACATGTAGTTTATAGGTAAGAGGTGATTTGCCTATAACAACTACCTCATTGTCACAGGAGGATCCTGGTGAGAGCCTCTCTGATTGCGATAAAGAAGATGAGGGAGAAAGTTTAGAAGAGGGATGTTCAAAAGCTGATGATGAAGACGAAAGTGAAGATGGTTTCTTTGTACCAGATGGGTATCTCTCAGAAAATGAGGTGAGGAATTTTGATTTTGCTTTTCTTGTCTGTGATAATGTTCCGAATGTTTTTTGGATATCTGCCAATACCTAGTTAGCATAAAAGGTAGTTTCAAGGATTGTACACAGCTGTAATACGATAAGGTTCATTTACTTATTGGGTCTGAAGTTTTTTACAAATCAGAACCTTTGAGCTGTTTTCTTACACTTAAATTCCCCATGTTATGTGTGTATAGTGTATATATTGTGTATATGAGGTGTATATAGTGTGTATTTAAATGTATATGCATATATCTACTCAAACACACCCCTATATTCATGAATACCAGATAATATAACTGTAAATATTTTATTTGAGACAGTTGGTTGTTCTATGTATGCAGGGAGTAGAAGTGGACAGGATGGAAACTGAAATCTCATGTGAGGAGACCAAATCACCCAGTTGTAAGCAAGATTCAGAGAGTGATAAATTTTCTTCTTTGTTTCGGCAGCAAAAGTATTTAGGAAATTTGACAGAACGTGCTCTTCAGAAAAATCAACCTTTAATCATATCAAATTTGATGCATGAGAAGGCATCTTTGTTAATAGCTCAAGATCTTAGTGGTACTCTTAAGATGGAACAGATGTGCTTGCAAGCTCTAAGTATGCATGTGTTTCCTGGTGACTCATTGGTGGAGATATCAGTTGATGGCATGCAAGAAGAAGACCCGGAGGTTTACATGTCAACTGGCAAGTGCAGTATTAAACCAAGCTCTGCTGTGGCTGTTATACCGGAATCAGATCTGCCTGCAATTGTAAGTAGTGATGCCATTCTACATTTGAACTCAGAAGTCCTTCTGGATTTTATTTATGGTATTAGATAAATGGCTTGATTAATATGAACTATCAGGAGGTGGGTAGTTTAATCTTCAATTCCGCTTAAATTTTGTTTGACAGTCCATAGTTGGCAACTGAAAATGATATTGCAATTTCCAGGTGTCTGTCATTCAGTCATGCTCCCAAAGTATCAATAAGGTGTTACAAGCTTTGCAGCAGAAGTTCCCAGCTGCGTCAAAGACTCAGTTAAGGAATAAAGTGCGAGAGATATCAGATTTTGTGGATAACCATTGGCAGGTTAGTCGTTCATTTACAACTTTCATTCCCAAAAGTAGGCATTGGCATTCTTAACTGGTAATGCAATTGAACAAACAATGAGTACTAGGCCTATCACCTAAAGAGGAAGTTGCAACAAGGGTTGGTGTATGTCAAACTGAGTTCTAGTGTTTTAAGTTACCTAATATTGAACACCTGATGCAGGTTAAGAGAGAAATTCTGGAGAAAGTTGGCTTGTCAATGTCTCCCGGTATGTATGACTCTGCTTTCAGATGATGGTCTCTACCATTATGTATTTTGCTAATTATGTATAGTATTGCTTTTCCTGATTATCAGAAAAGAGCGCTGGACTGCCCAAAAGTATTACTGCCTTTTTCTCAAAAAGGTGCTTGCCACCCAATGGTAAAGGTATCAACCCAAATGAAACCTCACCTCAGCAAGCAGTGAAGCCCGGTTCTGCAGTTGAAGGGCAGCAAAGTTGCTTATACAGAGATTGATAACATCTTGTTTCTGCTGTTTAGGTTTGTAGCTTTGGTAGTTCCTAGTTTTGTTGTGCTATATGTCCATTTTAAGCCCATGCCCATGGCGTGTGTTCAACGATATTCTGATATCTTGAATCTCATGTGGGCTTGTTGTAAATGTTTTTGTTTCAAATAGTAAAATATAACGTAGTGGCACTCCTTGTCACACTGCATAATATTTTTTTTGTATGAATAGCTGACTAGGACTTCATTTATGGTACGAGTATGGTTTTGGTGGTAAAGCTTTGACAAGTTTTTGCTTTATTTTGTCTGAATTTTGTAATTTACTATGTAGCTGAAACAAAATGAAGGAAGCGAGGTAACTACTTTTTTTTTTTCCCGTATTTTCTCACCTGCATTGTCTGAGAAAATAAAATAAGAAGATAGCTGTCATTGGGTATTTGGGTTGGTATATTTGTTGGCTGCCATGGAAAAGGAAAAGAATGTGTTGTTGATTTCAAAGACTTGAAAAGGAAGCCATGGAAGGTTGGAAGCTGTCTGGTACTCTGGTCAGTCTGGTGTGTACAATGTAGCATTTGTTTTTAGCAAGTATCGTTAGATGGGGACTTGTTTACTCGCACACAAAGTGACGAGACACACTGGTACAAAATAGCCGACCCAGTATTTTTACCATTCAGGAACCTAGCGGAATATCTGGAATATTACCTCCTCGTCTTCTTGTCCAGGTATAACTATGTACATGTGCAAGTATTTGAGTATTAGACGTGTTTCTTCTTAAATTTTGGAGCCGACTAATGACGAAGACAGCACGTATATGAGATGAGTTGTTTGGTTGGTTAGTGTCGTGGCATTGCAAAACTGCCTCATTCGATATATATCCTGAAACGTAATTCCAGCTTGATTGAATTGCTTGTCCTACTCCAAGGTGAATCACTGGTCAATGATCGTCTGTTGTTACACGAAGTTGGTCCGTCATGCAGAGAGTTGTCTACTTGCTGAGTTGCTAGAAAAAGAAAAAAGAGAGAAAGAGAGAAGTGGCAATGAC of the Fragaria vesca subsp. vesca linkage group LG6, FraVesHawaii_1.0, whole genome shotgun sequence genome contains:
- the LOC101293602 gene encoding chromatin assembly factor 1 subunit FAS1-like; protein product: MTCEVVAIDDPNGQDLVKKTKKRKRGSSKSPQDLGAEEKEAKIELLRKELDGLFGYYREVMSQSLGCFDLEQECGNNKDLKSVIGALMEESGLPLSKLVDEVFQKVKNGYGDVTLATVKKIVLLVGQREMYGVPNADADVLEDNSDSCLWCWETRDVKLMPASVRGVLNIRRTCRRKINERITAVSAMIMALQKPESDKSYIHDLMKASEMIDKASCEAKIRSLMDRLSLKNSADMVKKEAKREEKLQIKQMEQDKREAEKEKQRLERERQKEEMQNEKDQKRLLEESEKLEKRREKEESEIRKLRRKQQEEGEKEQRRREKEEAKLKDQLSIKKQASIMDRFLKRTKPSPASQNDQLPTKGTVSISSSMKDENLSDAVTQSMDHTLSSNDKFSAEDIRRLHLSTWRSLGHSIRSNRNQSWGIRRKPKIELFKELKLTTSKGLVHGDDSMEKLVDRWGESVNYDRSCHVLADVKKFKSRKQLLQFDKSHRPAFYGIWSKKSHVVGPCHPLRKDPDLDYDIDSDEDWEEEDPGESLSDCDKEDEGESLEEGCSKADDEDESEDGFFVPDGYLSENEGVEVDRMETEISCEETKSPSCKQDSESDKFSSLFRQQKYLGNLTERALQKNQPLIISNLMHEKASLLIAQDLSGTLKMEQMCLQALSMHVFPGDSLVEISVDGMQEEDPEVYMSTGKCSIKPSSAVAVIPESDLPAIVSVIQSCSQSINKVLQALQQKFPAASKTQLRNKVREISDFVDNHWQVKREILEKVGLSMSPEKSAGLPKSITAFFSKRCLPPNGKGINPNETSPQQAVKPGSAVEGQQSCLYRD